Proteins from a single region of Amycolatopsis sp. CA-230715:
- a CDS encoding phosphoribosyl-ATP diphosphatase, translated as MKTFDELFAELAERARTRPAGSGTVAALDAGVHAQGKKVLEEAGEVWIAAEHESDDRLAEEISQLLYRVQVLMLGRGVTTEDVYRYL; from the coding sequence GTGAAGACCTTCGATGAGCTGTTCGCCGAGCTTGCCGAACGCGCGCGGACCCGTCCCGCGGGTTCCGGCACCGTCGCCGCACTCGACGCGGGCGTCCATGCGCAGGGCAAGAAGGTGCTGGAAGAGGCGGGCGAGGTGTGGATCGCCGCCGAGCACGAATCCGACGACCGGCTCGCCGAGGAGATCTCGCAGCTGCTCTACCGGGTCCAGGTGCTGATGCTCGGCCGCGGCGTGACCACCGAGGACGTCTACCGGTACCTGTGA
- a CDS encoding RecB family exonuclease has protein sequence MSQTATTDPQPEASGTPRRRPALSPSRASDFKQCPLLYRFRAVDRLPEVPTKAQVRGTLVHSVLEKLFALPTGERLPERAKELLAPSWTELSADRPEWTALFDGDEQGEVENWLESAAKLVDNYFELEDPRRLEPEACEQHIELELDSGVLLRGYVDRIDVAPTGEIRVVDYKTGAAPRQIGEAKAMFQMKFYAVVLWRLRGVVPRQLKLMYLTDGQALTYAPDEAELRRFERTLEAIWQAILRAGKTGDFRPNQSKLCGWCDHQARCPEFGGTPPEYPGWPEPDAGEESPLDRAD, from the coding sequence ATGTCACAGACCGCGACCACCGATCCGCAGCCGGAAGCGAGCGGCACCCCGCGCCGCCGCCCAGCGCTGTCGCCGTCGCGCGCGAGCGACTTCAAGCAGTGCCCGTTGCTCTACCGCTTCCGCGCGGTCGACCGGCTGCCGGAGGTGCCGACGAAGGCACAGGTCCGCGGCACGCTGGTGCACTCCGTGCTGGAAAAGCTCTTCGCCTTGCCCACCGGTGAGCGGCTTCCCGAGCGCGCGAAGGAGTTGCTCGCTCCATCGTGGACGGAGCTGTCCGCCGACCGTCCCGAGTGGACTGCCCTGTTCGACGGCGACGAGCAGGGCGAGGTCGAGAACTGGCTCGAATCCGCCGCGAAGCTGGTGGACAACTACTTCGAGCTGGAGGATCCGCGCAGGCTCGAACCGGAGGCGTGCGAGCAGCACATCGAGCTGGAACTGGATTCGGGCGTGCTGCTGCGCGGCTACGTCGACCGGATCGACGTGGCGCCGACCGGCGAGATCCGGGTCGTCGACTACAAGACCGGCGCCGCGCCGAGGCAGATCGGCGAGGCCAAGGCGATGTTCCAGATGAAGTTCTACGCGGTCGTGCTGTGGCGGCTGCGCGGTGTGGTGCCGCGCCAGCTCAAGCTCATGTACCTGACCGACGGGCAGGCGCTGACCTACGCCCCCGACGAAGCGGAGCTGCGCCGGTTCGAGCGCACCCTCGAGGCGATCTGGCAGGCGATCCTCCGCGCGGGCAAGACCGGCGACTTCCGGCCGAACCAGAGCAAGCTGTGCGGGTGGTGCGACCACCAGGCGCGCTGTCCCGAGTTCGGCGGCACGCCGCCGGAGTACCCGGGCTGGCCGGAGCCCGATGCCGGCGAGGAAAGCCCGCTCGACCGCGCAGACTGA
- a CDS encoding AEC family transporter — protein sequence MSVLPAFAPIWVLTALGYLLSRFSVLGPAADEVLTRLAFQVAMPAVLFSTLIDTPLSALVNPGLIAFGGGTALIGITGALLSWLLFRRRLGERVVTGMAACYVNAANLGIPVALQVLGSSSFIVTVLLFQSLFMMPSMLTLLESDVPSGDGPKWRALLLLPVRNPVIAASLLGVVVGTSGWRPPEFVLQPIHTLGGAGIATALLVLGMSLHTGRVPVEAPGAMNAGHGRRGELVMVVGLKVFAQPAVALVIGLALDLPRPLLLAAVLCSALPTAQNIFIASSRYAIDARFVRDCVLLSTLLSMVTLSVIAALFSG from the coding sequence GTGTCGGTTCTCCCGGCCTTCGCGCCGATCTGGGTGCTCACCGCACTCGGTTACCTGCTCAGCAGGTTCTCGGTGCTGGGGCCGGCGGCCGACGAAGTACTGACCAGGCTGGCGTTCCAGGTCGCCATGCCCGCGGTGCTGTTCTCCACGCTGATCGACACGCCGCTGTCCGCACTCGTGAACCCCGGGCTCATCGCGTTCGGCGGCGGTACCGCGCTCATCGGGATCACCGGCGCGCTGCTGTCGTGGCTGCTGTTCCGCAGGCGTCTCGGCGAGCGCGTGGTGACCGGTATGGCGGCGTGCTACGTCAACGCCGCCAACCTCGGCATCCCCGTCGCGCTGCAGGTCCTCGGCAGCTCCTCGTTCATCGTGACGGTGCTGCTGTTCCAGTCGCTGTTCATGATGCCGTCGATGCTCACCCTGCTCGAGTCGGACGTCCCCAGCGGTGACGGCCCGAAGTGGCGCGCGCTCCTGCTGCTCCCGGTGCGCAATCCGGTGATCGCGGCGTCCCTGCTCGGTGTCGTCGTCGGGACGAGCGGCTGGCGGCCACCGGAGTTCGTGCTGCAGCCGATCCACACCCTCGGCGGGGCCGGGATCGCGACCGCGCTGCTGGTGCTCGGCATGTCCCTGCATACCGGGCGCGTCCCCGTCGAAGCGCCCGGCGCGATGAACGCCGGGCACGGGCGGCGGGGCGAGCTGGTGATGGTGGTGGGCCTGAAGGTGTTCGCGCAGCCCGCCGTCGCACTGGTCATCGGGCTCGCGCTCGACCTGCCGCGCCCGCTCCTGCTGGCCGCGGTCCTGTGCTCGGCCTTGCCGACCGCGCAGAACATCTTCATCGCCAGCAGCCGCTACGCCATCGACGCGAGGTTCGTCCGCGACTGCGTGTTGCTGTCGACGCTGCTGTCGATGGTGACGCTTTCCGTGATCGCCGCGCTCTTCAGCGGCTAG
- a CDS encoding DNA-3-methyladenine glycosylase 2, whose product MHEDIERCVRAVQSKDARFDGWFFTAVLTTRIYCRPSCPVVPPKVENMRFYPSAAAAQQAGFRACKRCRPDAAPGSPEWNERADLVARAMRLIADGVVDTDGVPGLAARLGYSVRQIERQLRAELGAGPLALARAQRAQTARLLIETTALPMAELALAAGFSSIRTFNDTVREVFALAPTELRRRAGKQGGTAPGELCLRLPFRAPLCPDNLFGHLAATAVPGVEEWRDGAYRRTMALPHGPGVVALSPAPDHVRCRLSLADLRDLATAISRCRRLLDLDADPVAVDAALSADPVLAPLVAKEPGRRVPHTVDGEEMAIRAVLGQQVSTAAARTHAGRLVRAFGRPVEDSAGGLTHLFPEAAELAELDPETLAMPKTRRRTLLTLVDALAAGKVDLGAGADWDEARARLAELPGFGPWTVETVAMRALGDPDAFLATDLGVKYAAKELDLPTAPRAFAAHAERWRPWRAYAVQYLWATGDHAINRLPVAG is encoded by the coding sequence GTGCATGAGGACATCGAGCGATGCGTGCGGGCCGTCCAGTCGAAGGACGCGCGGTTCGACGGGTGGTTCTTCACCGCGGTGCTGACCACCCGGATCTACTGTCGGCCGAGCTGCCCGGTGGTGCCGCCGAAGGTCGAGAACATGCGGTTCTACCCGAGTGCCGCGGCCGCGCAGCAGGCCGGGTTCCGGGCGTGCAAGCGCTGCCGTCCCGACGCGGCACCGGGATCGCCGGAGTGGAACGAGCGCGCCGATCTCGTGGCGAGGGCGATGCGCCTGATCGCCGACGGGGTGGTCGACACCGACGGCGTGCCGGGTCTCGCGGCCCGCCTCGGCTACAGCGTCCGGCAGATCGAGCGGCAGCTGCGGGCTGAGCTCGGCGCCGGACCGCTGGCGCTCGCTCGGGCGCAGCGCGCGCAGACGGCGCGCCTGCTCATCGAGACCACCGCGCTGCCGATGGCCGAACTCGCGCTGGCCGCGGGGTTTTCCAGCATCCGCACCTTCAACGACACGGTCCGCGAAGTCTTCGCGCTGGCACCGACCGAACTGCGGCGCCGGGCGGGGAAGCAGGGTGGCACGGCACCGGGCGAGCTGTGCCTGCGGCTGCCGTTCCGCGCGCCGCTGTGCCCGGACAACCTGTTCGGGCACCTCGCGGCCACCGCGGTACCGGGCGTGGAGGAATGGCGCGACGGCGCCTACCGCCGGACGATGGCGCTGCCGCACGGGCCGGGCGTGGTGGCGCTCAGCCCGGCCCCCGATCACGTGCGGTGCCGGCTGTCGCTGGCGGACCTGCGCGATCTCGCCACGGCGATCAGCCGGTGCCGCAGGCTGCTCGACCTCGACGCGGACCCGGTCGCGGTCGACGCGGCGCTGTCCGCGGACCCGGTGCTGGCCCCGCTCGTGGCCAAGGAGCCGGGCCGCCGGGTACCGCACACCGTCGACGGCGAGGAGATGGCGATCAGGGCGGTGCTCGGCCAGCAGGTGTCGACGGCGGCGGCCAGGACGCACGCGGGACGGCTCGTGCGCGCGTTCGGGCGGCCGGTGGAGGATTCCGCGGGCGGGCTCACGCACCTGTTCCCGGAGGCCGCCGAACTCGCCGAGCTGGACCCCGAAACGCTGGCCATGCCGAAGACGCGCCGCCGGACGCTGCTCACGCTCGTCGACGCGCTGGCCGCCGGGAAGGTCGACCTCGGCGCGGGCGCCGACTGGGACGAGGCGCGGGCCAGGCTCGCGGAGCTTCCCGGATTCGGGCCGTGGACGGTGGAAACCGTCGCGATGCGCGCGCTCGGTGACCCGGACGCCTTTCTCGCCACGGATCTCGGCGTCAAGTACGCCGCGAAGGAACTGGACCTGCCCACCGCGCCGCGCGCGTTCGCCGCGCACGCCGAGCGCTGGCGTCCGTGGCGGGCCTACGCCGTGCAGTACCTGTGGGCCACCGGGGACCACGCCATCAACCGCCTGCCCGTCGCGGGCTGA
- a CDS encoding ParA family protein gives MQITSVVNQKGGVGKTSLSVGTAAALAERGLRVLLIDLDPQGHATTEMLGLPEVPSTMPSLAKALTKMWKGAVEELVVTHPRANVGRGGTLDVVPTSPGMFDLVRRLDQFRVPGWQLARVIQFANYDHVIIDCPPALDVLTNNALAATTGILVPVQPDRTSIRALRLLYDQLAYVEQSVHRPPIAHYGLVPGLYRRPMSHYAAAALHELHGFGIPVLSHVPMGVVMNEAAAHGVPVTTFAPETVQAEAFRQIAHSLDGYRAGAQGPTIPAEQDFVFEDFIADVSDARNTNDNGARKKLYDLLPRKQRPSH, from the coding sequence ATGCAGATCACCTCGGTGGTCAACCAGAAAGGCGGGGTCGGTAAGACCTCGCTCAGCGTCGGCACGGCTGCCGCACTGGCGGAACGGGGGCTGCGCGTTCTGCTGATCGACCTCGATCCCCAGGGCCACGCGACCACCGAGATGCTCGGGCTGCCCGAAGTGCCCTCGACGATGCCCAGCCTCGCGAAGGCGCTCACCAAGATGTGGAAGGGCGCCGTCGAGGAGCTAGTGGTCACGCATCCGCGGGCGAACGTCGGCCGCGGCGGCACCCTGGACGTCGTCCCGACCTCACCGGGGATGTTCGACCTGGTGCGCAGGCTCGACCAGTTCCGGGTACCGGGCTGGCAGCTGGCCAGGGTCATCCAGTTCGCGAACTACGACCACGTGATCATCGACTGCCCGCCCGCGCTGGACGTGCTGACGAACAACGCGCTCGCCGCGACCACCGGGATACTCGTGCCGGTGCAGCCGGACCGCACCAGCATCCGCGCGCTGCGGCTGCTCTACGACCAGCTCGCCTACGTCGAGCAGAGCGTGCACCGGCCGCCGATCGCGCACTACGGGCTCGTGCCGGGGCTCTACCGGCGTCCGATGTCGCACTACGCGGCGGCGGCGCTGCACGAGCTGCACGGGTTCGGGATCCCGGTGCTGTCGCACGTGCCGATGGGCGTGGTGATGAACGAAGCCGCCGCGCACGGGGTGCCGGTGACCACGTTCGCCCCGGAAACCGTGCAGGCCGAGGCGTTCCGGCAGATCGCGCACAGCCTCGACGGCTACCGCGCGGGCGCGCAGGGCCCGACGATCCCGGCGGAGCAGGACTTCGTGTTCGAGGACTTCATCGCCGACGTCTCCGACGCGCGCAACACCAACGACAACGGCGCCCGCAAGAAGCTCTACGACCTGCTCCCCCGCAAACAGCGCCCGTCGCACTAG
- a CDS encoding methyltransferase domain-containing protein: MGETLTHRGPLQIRLPAPDDRLDQDAEHCFVLVDGEWQEFRFHDYDRIFSVPGLYEQLFHDILDCRSPDVIAKLLKEELQQDGYAADDLRVLDLGAGNGLVGEQLRNIGVGKLVGLDIIAAARLAALRDRPGVYDAYHVADVISPPPEIARDLATHRFNTLSCVAALGYADIPPAAFRAAFNLVSDNGWIAFNIKDRFLSDEDTSGFAAFIRRLRDEGVLELLASERYQHRRNVNGEPLHYVALVGTKRADIPEAFVS, encoded by the coding sequence ATGGGAGAAACCTTGACACACCGTGGTCCGCTGCAGATCAGGCTGCCAGCCCCCGACGATCGCCTCGACCAGGACGCTGAGCACTGCTTCGTCCTCGTCGACGGGGAATGGCAGGAATTCCGCTTCCACGACTACGACCGCATTTTCTCCGTTCCAGGCCTTTACGAGCAGCTGTTTCACGACATTTTGGACTGCCGTTCCCCCGACGTCATCGCGAAATTGCTGAAGGAGGAGCTGCAGCAGGACGGCTACGCCGCCGACGACCTCAGGGTGCTCGATCTCGGCGCCGGTAACGGGCTCGTCGGCGAGCAGTTGCGCAACATCGGGGTGGGCAAGCTCGTCGGGCTGGACATCATCGCGGCCGCCCGGCTCGCCGCGCTCCGCGACCGCCCCGGCGTGTATGACGCCTATCACGTCGCGGACGTGATCTCCCCGCCGCCGGAGATCGCGCGCGATCTCGCGACCCACCGGTTCAACACGCTGTCCTGCGTGGCCGCGCTCGGCTACGCCGACATCCCGCCCGCTGCCTTCCGCGCCGCGTTCAACCTGGTCAGCGACAACGGCTGGATCGCGTTCAACATCAAGGACCGGTTCCTCTCCGACGAGGACACGTCCGGGTTCGCGGCGTTCATCCGCAGGCTGCGCGACGAGGGCGTGCTCGAACTGCTCGCGTCCGAGCGCTACCAGCACCGCCGCAACGTCAACGGTGAACCGCTGCACTACGTCGCCCTCGTGGGCACCAAGCGCGCGGACATCCCGGAGGCGTTCGTCTCCTGA
- a CDS encoding thioesterase family protein → MPEPASFFRPLGDGRYLPTAHTSGPWSPDAQHFGPPSALLVRELEDVPAERESLLARVTVEILGPAPLRELAVRARMERPGRSVELLAAELVDGERVVARASAWRLATSDSSAVVANLAPPMPPPGDAKEARWPESWHGGYLEAMEWRSVSGDLDQPGPARVWARQRVSLVDGEQPSPLQRLFTVADSGNGASNFLDPSQWWFINSELTVHVLRPPSGEWIGLDAATKVGPHGVGTATSALHDLDGQVATGAQALLVRPR, encoded by the coding sequence GTGCCCGAACCCGCCTCGTTCTTCCGTCCGCTCGGCGACGGTCGTTACCTGCCGACCGCGCACACCTCGGGTCCGTGGTCGCCCGACGCTCAGCACTTCGGCCCGCCCTCCGCGCTGCTCGTCCGCGAACTGGAAGACGTTCCCGCCGAGCGGGAGAGCCTGCTCGCGAGGGTCACCGTGGAGATACTCGGGCCCGCTCCCCTGCGCGAACTCGCCGTGCGGGCCAGGATGGAACGGCCTGGCCGGTCGGTCGAGCTGCTGGCCGCCGAGCTGGTGGACGGCGAGCGCGTCGTGGCGAGGGCCTCCGCGTGGCGACTGGCCACTTCGGACTCCAGCGCGGTGGTCGCCAACCTCGCGCCGCCGATGCCCCCGCCGGGTGACGCGAAGGAGGCGCGGTGGCCGGAAAGCTGGCACGGCGGCTACCTGGAGGCGATGGAATGGCGCTCCGTCTCCGGTGATCTCGACCAGCCCGGCCCGGCCAGGGTGTGGGCACGCCAGCGCGTGTCGCTGGTGGACGGTGAACAGCCGAGCCCGCTGCAGCGGTTGTTCACGGTGGCCGATTCGGGCAACGGCGCGTCGAACTTCCTCGACCCGAGCCAGTGGTGGTTCATCAACTCCGAGCTGACCGTGCACGTGCTGCGGCCGCCGTCGGGCGAGTGGATCGGCCTCGACGCGGCCACCAAGGTCGGCCCGCACGGGGTGGGCACCGCGACGAGCGCGCTGCACGACCTCGACGGCCAGGTCGCCACCGGCGCGCAGGCGCTGCTCGTGCGGCCGCGCTGA
- the hisG gene encoding ATP phosphoribosyltransferase translates to MLRVAVPNKGALAVAASEMLGEAGYRRRHEQRDLTVLDPANEVEFFFLRPKDIPIYVGSGELDLGITGRDLALDSGAPVQEALALGFGGSTFRYAAPAGREWAVADLHGKRLATSYPRLVRENLAAQGIEAEVIRLDGAVEISIQLGVADAVADVVGSGRTLRQHNLVAFGDPICVSEAVLVHRAGGDLTKPKAQLAARLRGVVFAQQYMMLDYDCPRSLLDAAIAITPGLESPTVAPLAHDDWVAVRAMVPRKDVNRIMDELAEAGAKAVLASDIRSCRL, encoded by the coding sequence ATGCTGCGCGTAGCGGTGCCGAACAAGGGCGCGCTCGCGGTGGCCGCGTCGGAGATGCTCGGCGAAGCGGGCTACCGCCGCAGGCACGAGCAGCGCGACCTGACCGTGCTCGATCCCGCCAACGAGGTCGAGTTCTTCTTCTTGCGCCCCAAGGACATCCCGATCTACGTCGGCTCCGGCGAGCTCGATCTCGGGATCACCGGCCGCGACCTCGCGCTCGACTCCGGGGCGCCGGTGCAGGAGGCCCTCGCGCTCGGCTTCGGCGGCTCGACGTTCCGCTACGCCGCGCCGGCGGGCCGCGAGTGGGCGGTCGCCGACCTGCACGGCAAGCGGCTCGCCACGTCCTACCCGCGCCTGGTGCGCGAGAACCTGGCCGCCCAGGGCATCGAAGCCGAGGTCATCCGCCTCGACGGCGCCGTGGAGATCTCGATCCAGCTCGGCGTCGCCGACGCGGTCGCGGACGTGGTCGGCTCGGGGCGCACCCTGCGCCAGCACAACCTGGTGGCCTTCGGCGACCCGATCTGCGTGTCCGAAGCCGTGCTCGTGCACCGGGCGGGCGGGGACCTGACCAAGCCGAAGGCTCAGCTCGCCGCCCGGCTGCGCGGGGTCGTCTTCGCCCAGCAGTACATGATGCTGGACTACGACTGCCCCCGGTCGCTGCTCGACGCGGCCATCGCGATCACTCCCGGCCTCGAGTCCCCGACCGTCGCGCCGCTGGCGCACGACGACTGGGTCGCGGTGCGCGCGATGGTGCCCCGCAAGGACGTCAACCGCATCATGGACGAACTCGCCGAAGCGGGCGCCAAAGCCGTGCTGGCTTCCGACATCCGCTCCTGCCGGCTGTAG
- a CDS encoding methylated-DNA--[protein]-cysteine S-methyltransferase: MKTLEAARTHAVVPSACGELTLVATEGVLSGLYMVRQRHRPAQERFGERVDPAEPPFAEVAAQLADYFAGTRWSFDLPMRFHGTEFQCRVWTALCDIPYGETVSYGQLADRLGRPSASRAVGLANGKNPIGVIVPCHRVVGSTGSLTGYGGGLDLKRSLLDFERGGGPFSYTQS, encoded by the coding sequence ATGAAGACCCTCGAAGCGGCGCGTACGCACGCCGTGGTGCCGAGCGCGTGCGGTGAGCTGACCCTGGTCGCCACCGAAGGGGTGCTGAGCGGGCTGTACATGGTGCGCCAGCGGCACCGCCCCGCGCAGGAGCGGTTCGGCGAGCGCGTAGACCCGGCCGAACCGCCGTTCGCCGAGGTCGCCGCGCAGCTCGCCGACTACTTCGCGGGCACCCGGTGGTCGTTCGACCTGCCGATGCGCTTCCACGGCACCGAGTTCCAGTGTCGCGTGTGGACCGCCCTGTGCGATATCCCTTACGGGGAAACGGTTTCCTACGGTCAGCTCGCGGACCGCCTCGGCCGCCCTTCCGCGTCGCGCGCGGTCGGGCTCGCCAACGGGAAGAACCCGATCGGGGTGATCGTGCCGTGCCACCGCGTGGTCGGCTCGACCGGTTCCCTGACCGGCTACGGCGGCGGGCTCGACCTCAAGCGGTCCCTGCTCGACTTCGAACGCGGCGGCGGCCCGTTCTCCTACACCCAGTCCTGA
- a CDS encoding site-2 protease family protein: MAATSEQGTSRSRRAIAVDGGLLLFRVDGVPVLLAPSWWIGSLVIVVLYTPLVGRFLPGASTLTSWLLSAAFAVLLGLSVLAHELGHCLVALRLGIPVRRLRLFLLGGLSEVARTPRKPGHEGMVAAAGPVVSVLLAAFCGGLMLAVPSGGAAWLLVAECAVANLAVGVFNLLPGLPLDGGRLLRAGVWAATGTRPTGTKAAVAGGGLVAFALVVWALWGLASGSEDRWLRLGVCVVTAWFVAVGASDELAAENRRAWPAGLSITELVRPVLQLPAESPVSDALAASAGRGVVLVRADGVAAGLLDETAAQRLASESPQSPAELAAEPIRAETVFLASEPSEEIAERVRETPAWQFLVVDEEGRPAGVLRREDLRAAMSGRPVP; the protein is encoded by the coding sequence ATGGCCGCGACGAGCGAGCAGGGCACGAGCCGGTCCAGGCGGGCGATCGCCGTGGACGGCGGCCTCCTGCTGTTCAGGGTCGACGGGGTGCCGGTCCTGCTGGCGCCGTCGTGGTGGATCGGGTCGCTGGTCATCGTGGTGCTCTACACGCCGCTCGTCGGCCGGTTCCTCCCCGGCGCGAGCACCCTGACGTCGTGGCTGCTTTCCGCCGCCTTCGCGGTGCTGCTCGGCCTGTCCGTGCTGGCCCACGAACTGGGGCACTGCCTCGTCGCGCTGCGGCTGGGCATTCCCGTGCGCAGGCTCCGGCTGTTCCTGCTCGGCGGGCTGTCCGAGGTCGCGCGCACGCCGCGCAAACCGGGCCACGAGGGCATGGTGGCCGCGGCGGGGCCGGTGGTGTCGGTGCTGCTGGCCGCCTTCTGCGGCGGGCTCATGCTCGCCGTGCCCTCCGGCGGCGCGGCCTGGCTGCTCGTCGCGGAGTGCGCGGTCGCGAACCTCGCCGTCGGCGTGTTCAACCTGCTGCCCGGCCTGCCGCTCGACGGCGGGCGCCTGCTGCGGGCGGGCGTGTGGGCGGCGACCGGCACCAGGCCCACCGGGACGAAGGCCGCGGTGGCCGGTGGCGGTCTTGTCGCCTTCGCGCTGGTCGTGTGGGCGTTGTGGGGACTCGCCTCCGGCAGCGAGGATCGCTGGCTGCGGCTCGGCGTGTGCGTGGTGACGGCGTGGTTCGTCGCCGTGGGCGCGAGCGACGAACTGGCGGCGGAGAACCGGCGCGCGTGGCCTGCCGGGCTGTCGATCACCGAACTGGTCCGGCCGGTGCTGCAGCTGCCGGCGGAGAGCCCGGTGTCCGACGCGCTGGCCGCGTCCGCGGGACGCGGGGTGGTGCTCGTGCGCGCCGACGGCGTGGCGGCGGGACTGCTCGACGAGACCGCGGCGCAGCGGCTCGCGAGCGAATCACCGCAGTCGCCCGCCGAACTGGCCGCCGAGCCGATCAGGGCGGAGACGGTGTTCCTGGCTTCGGAACCGTCGGAGGAGATCGCCGAACGCGTCCGCGAGACCCCGGCGTGGCAGTTCCTCGTCGTCGACGAGGAGGGCAGGCCGGCGGGAGTGCTGCGCCGCGAGGACCTCCGCGCGGCGATGTCGGGCAGGCCGGTGCCTTAG
- a CDS encoding tRNA (adenine-N1)-methyltransferase — protein MSASGPFQAGDRVQLTDPKGRHYTLVLAEGEQYHTHRGALAHDDLIGRPEGSVVTSGGGTSYLALRPLLADYVLSMPRGAQVIYPKDAAQIVMHGDIFPGARVLEAGAGSGALTCSLLRAVGPEGTVSSYEIREDHAEHAAKNVDRFFDGRPENWSLTVADLATHTGEVDRVVLDMLAPWDQLETVGKSLVPGGVLVVYVATVTQLSTITEAIRAARCWTEPQAWESLVRPWHVVGLAVRPEHRMIAHTAFLLTTRRLADGVTPPRPQRRPSKG, from the coding sequence GTGTCGGCAAGCGGGCCGTTCCAGGCCGGTGACCGGGTGCAGTTGACCGATCCGAAGGGGCGGCACTACACCCTGGTGCTCGCGGAAGGCGAGCAGTACCACACGCATCGGGGCGCGCTCGCGCACGACGACCTGATCGGCAGGCCGGAGGGCTCGGTGGTCACCTCCGGTGGCGGGACCTCCTACCTCGCGCTGCGCCCGCTGCTGGCGGACTACGTGCTGTCCATGCCGCGCGGCGCCCAGGTGATCTACCCGAAGGACGCCGCGCAGATCGTCATGCACGGCGACATCTTCCCCGGCGCGCGCGTGCTGGAGGCCGGTGCCGGTTCGGGCGCGCTGACCTGCTCGCTGCTGCGCGCGGTCGGGCCGGAGGGCACGGTCAGCTCGTACGAGATCCGCGAGGACCACGCCGAGCACGCGGCCAAGAACGTCGACCGGTTCTTCGACGGCAGGCCGGAGAACTGGTCGCTCACGGTCGCGGACCTCGCCACGCACACCGGTGAGGTGGACCGCGTGGTGCTCGACATGCTCGCGCCGTGGGACCAGCTCGAAACGGTCGGGAAGAGCCTGGTGCCGGGCGGGGTGCTGGTGGTGTACGTGGCGACGGTGACCCAGCTGTCGACGATCACCGAGGCGATCAGGGCGGCCCGCTGCTGGACGGAGCCGCAGGCGTGGGAGTCGCTCGTGCGGCCGTGGCACGTGGTCGGGCTGGCGGTGCGCCCGGAGCACCGGATGATCGCGCACACGGCGTTCCTGCTGACCACCCGCAGGCTCGCGGACGGGGTGACCCCGCCGAGGCCGCAGCGGCGCCCGAGCAAGGGCTGA
- a CDS encoding HAD family hydrolase, protein MDRPAAVLWDMDGTLVDSEKLWDVALYEAAESLGGTLSEEQRLTLVGSNMDATASYLLEVVTGQEPTPAAIAEMGEWIRQRTANLFEGALPWRPGAREALAAVRAAGLPSALVTSTERALTELALNTIGREFFDVTVCGDEVDGLNKPLPEPYLRAARLLGVDPARCVAVEDSPPGTESAVAAGCTVLVVPNDVPVEPGERRVFRSSLAGVDVAAFGALLG, encoded by the coding sequence GTGGACAGACCAGCCGCGGTGCTGTGGGACATGGACGGCACGCTCGTCGACTCGGAGAAGCTCTGGGACGTCGCGCTGTACGAGGCGGCGGAAAGCCTCGGCGGCACGCTGTCGGAGGAGCAGCGGCTGACGCTCGTGGGGTCCAATATGGACGCCACCGCGAGCTACCTGCTCGAAGTGGTCACGGGCCAGGAGCCGACACCGGCGGCCATCGCGGAGATGGGGGAGTGGATCCGGCAGCGGACCGCGAACCTGTTCGAAGGCGCGCTGCCGTGGCGTCCCGGTGCGCGCGAGGCGCTCGCCGCGGTGCGGGCGGCTGGGCTGCCGTCGGCACTGGTGACCTCCACCGAGCGCGCGCTGACCGAGCTGGCGCTCAACACCATCGGGCGGGAGTTCTTCGACGTGACGGTGTGCGGTGACGAGGTGGACGGGCTCAACAAGCCCCTTCCCGAGCCGTATCTGCGCGCGGCGCGGCTGCTCGGCGTGGACCCCGCGCGGTGTGTCGCGGTGGAGGATTCCCCGCCGGGCACTGAATCCGCGGTCGCCGCGGGCTGCACGGTGCTCGTGGTGCCCAACGACGTGCCGGTCGAACCGGGGGAGCGGCGGGTGTTCCGCTCGTCGCTGGCCGGGGTCGACGTCGCCGCGTTCGGGGCGCTGTTGGGCTGA